A part of Rhinoderma darwinii isolate aRhiDar2 chromosome 1, aRhiDar2.hap1, whole genome shotgun sequence genomic DNA contains:
- the USP53 gene encoding ubiquitin carboxyl-terminal hydrolase 53: MAWVKLFRRQAGGNLGKVYQPGSVLSLAPTKGLFNEPGQNSCFLNSAVQVLWQLDIFRRSLRGLTGHVCLGEACIFCALKSIFSQFQTSREKVLPSDAMRLALAESFKDEHRFQLGLMDDAAECFENILQRIHFHIVPNSEGDMCTSKSCITHQKFAMTLYEQCVCRSCGASSDPLPFTEFVRYISTTALCNEVDRMLERHERLKPEMFAELLQAANTADDYRKCPSNCGQKIKIRRVLMNCPEIVTIGLVWDSENSDLTEDVVRNLATQLYLPGLFFRVTDEKAKESRLYLVGMICYTSRHYCAFAYHTKSARWVLFDDASVKEVGTKWKDVVTKCIRCHYQPLLLFYANPDGTAVTTDDALRQVMHWTPYKRLFTNEDIANDRMSSTSKKSDYNRDRDLEEHIYQNSGYKYENDDPGFNRGVVQSSAGRGPVKLGRNDHQEKLKDLSRECAHRANNLKSASSSQRKILDKTLKKEPARPKEPSSGGVTYHSKSFSGTQMKPASSPTRNGFRQYPDPHFFSSQGRGPYKQQRSEQQPRHISSSTTEQATVPESSQLSRVKNNASSGYDTDSSQEFREKTNGKNRKPWRPMRETLNVDSIFNENGKSQSSPRHITQPNGKHQAVKDQNLNHCSKESPKKKVLMTIYEDEIKQECGSRSSLESLGKGHMDRNKLNSDSKIYHLDSWQIQRAESGYESSDHISSGSSNLDSPIIEGTSFADMKGLQESLCSDHQPPGNGFLSTSPHSASQLNGYFKDYNGLERNRYEDRLSPIPREPLHVHSPTIQRKQIVDRKKDIRSPTLSLRKDYNIKEVQVNKLEDSRERSYLSPCSPENCCLHIEHSPLVQTNGQANPPGSPSQPAVQCNRVQYMNTPYFASDEQQVHVREDGCYLNHRDSNNLPPPLPPKKYTRSAMSRTEQSFAPATSATHLDTLSHVQSVSALRHSPGEFVRTEAEIDYYPKKDSFHSSDLQINMPNVSGSSMYDCRSKMLQQTMDIDPISHGNDTVSLTTYFSVDNCMTDTYRLKYHQKPKVYVTESTAFHRDPGHLKVPETVTEPSYHRNLDNVHHSLSRSKAAFGSVPCNR, translated from the exons TCCATTTTTTCCCAGTTTCAAACTAGTCGGGAGAAGGTGCTCCCTTCTGATGCTATGAGGCTTGCCCTTGCCGAGAGCTTTAAAGATGAGCACCGCTTCCAGCTTGGCCTAATGGATGATGCTGCTGAATGTTTT GAAAACATACTGCAGCGAATTCATTTCCATATTGTGCCAAATAGTGAGGGTGACATGTGCACTTCAAAATCTTGCATTACACATCAGAAGTTTGCGATGACTCTATATGAGCAG TGTGTGTGTCGGAGTTGTGGAGCATCATCGGATCCATTGCCTTTTACAGAGTTTGTACGTTACATTTCCACTACTGCACTTTG TAATGAAGTTGATAGAATGCTGGAGAGACATGAGCGCCTGAAGCCAGAGATGTTTGCGGAGTTACTACAGGCTGCAAACACTGCGGATGACTATAGAAAATGTCCT AGCAATTGTGGACAGAAGATAAAGATTCGGCGGGTGCTAATGAACTGTCCAGAGATAGTAACTATTGGTCTGGTGTGGGATTCTGAGAACTCCGACTTGACAGAAGATGTTGTTAGGAATTTGGCTACACAGCTTTACTTACCTGGG TTATTTTTTAGAGTGACTGATGAAAAAGCAAAAGAAAGTAGACTTTACCTTGTGGGTATGATCTGCTATACGAGCCGACACTattgtgcctttgcctatcatacaAAAAGTGCCAGATGGGTTTTATTTGATGATGCTTCTGTGAAAGAG GTTGGAACCAAATGGAAAGATGTAGTCACCAAGTGCATTCGGTGTCATTATCAGCCTTTGCTACTATTTTATGCAAATCCTGATGGCACCGCAGTGACTACAGATGACGCCCTCAGGCAGGTGATGCACTGGACACCGTACAAAAGACTCTTCACCAATGAGGATATAG CCAATGATAGAATGTCATCAACATCAAAAAAGTCCGACTACAATAGAGATCGCGATTTAGAAGAACATATCTATCAGAACAGTGGTTACAAGTATGAGAATGATGATCCAGGATTTAATCGTGGTGTTGTTCAGTCAAGTGCTGGCAGAGGACCTG tTAAATTAGGTCGTAATGATCATCAAGAAAAGTTAAAAGACTTGTCTCGGGAATGCGCCCACAGAGCGAATAACCTAAAAAGTGCATCATCTTCTCAAAGAAAAATTTTGGATAAAACACTGAAGAAGGAACCTGCCAGGCCCAAAG AACCATCATCTGGAGGAGTGACATAtcactcaaaatccttctctggaaCACAAATGAAACCTGCATCTTCTCCTACTAGAAATGGCTTCAGGCAGTATCCCGACCCCCACTTCTTCAGCAGCCAAGGAAGAGGACCATATAAGCAGCAGAGATCTGAACAACAGCCCAGGCACATTTCTTCCTCCACTACAGAGCAAGCTACAGTGCCCGAATCCAGCCAGTTAAGTAGAGTGAAAAACAATGCCTCATCTGGCTACGATACAGACAGCAGTCAGGAATTCCGAGAAAAGACAAATGGCAAAAACCGAAAGCCCTGGAGACCAATGCGAGAGACTCTGAATGTGGACAGCATCTTTAATGAGAATGGGAAAAGTCAATCAAGCCCACGGCATATAACACAGCCTAATGGTAAACACCAGGCTGTCAAGGATCAAAATCTTAACCACTGTTCAAAGGAGAGTCCTAAGAAAAAAGTCCTAATGACCATCTATGAGGATGAAATAAAACAGGAATGTGGCAGTAGGAGTTCCTTAGAATCTCTAGGGAAAGGTCATATGGACAGGAACAAACTTAATTCAGATTCCAAGATCTACCACCTTGACAGCTGGCAAATACAAAGAGCAGAGTCTGGATATGAAAGCAGTGATCACATCAGCAGTGGCTCAAGTAATCTGGATTCTCCGATAATTGAAGGAACTAGCTTTGCTGATATGAAGGGACTTCAAGAAAGTCTATGCAG TGACCATCAGCCGCCAGGAAATGGATTTCTTTCTACCTCTCCGCACAGTGCAAGTCAATTAAATG GTTACTTCAAAGATTATAATGGCTTGGAGCGTAATAGATATGAAGATCGGTTATCCCCTATTCCACGTGAGCCCTTGCACGTGCACAGTCCAACTATTCAAAG GAAGCAAATTGTTGATCGTAAAAAGGACATTCGCTCGCCAACCCTTTCGTTACGTAAAGATTACAACATCAAAGAGGTGCAGGTGAACAAACTAGAAGACTCCCGAGAACGGTCTTATCTGTCACCATGCTCTCCAGAAAATTGCTGTTTGCACATTGAACATTCACCATTGGTGCAGACGAATGGGCAAGCAAACCCTCCTGGCAGTCCTTCACAGCCAGCTGTACAGTGCAATAGGGTGCAATACATGAACACTCCATACTTTGCATCTGATGAACAGCAGGTTCACGTCCGAGAGGACGGCTGCTATTTAAATCATCGTGACTCTAACAATTTACCTCCTCCTCTTCCCCCTAAGAAGTATACACGAAGTGCTATGTCAAGAACTGAGCAGAGTTTTGCACCAGCGACCTCTGCTACACATCTGGACACATTGTCTCATGTACAGTCTGTCAGCGCTCTGAGGCATTCACCTGGTGAGTTCGTCAGAACAGAGGCCGAAATAGACTACTATCCAAAGAAAGACTCGTTTCACAGCAGTGATCTACAAATAAACATGCCAAATGTGTCTGGATCTTCAATGTATGACTGTCGGTCAAAGATGCTTCAGCAGACTATGGATATAGATCCCATTTCTCATGGAAATGATACGGTCTCCCTCACTACATACTTCTCTGTGGACAACTGTATGACTGACACATATAGGCTAAAGTACCATCAGAAGCCCAAGGTCTATGTGACTGAAAGTACAGCGTTCCATCGGGACCCTGGGCACTTAAAAGTACCCGAGACCGTTACTGAGCCTTCTTACCACAGAAACCTTGATAATGTCCATCATTCACTTTCAAGATCAAAAGCCGCTTTTGGGAGTGTACCTTGTAATAGATAG